From Hippea alviniae EP5-r, the proteins below share one genomic window:
- a CDS encoding type 4a pilus biogenesis protein PilO — MENLDLKRMLIGIFVGVVLVGGLWYYFYYQDTADQINRLQRDIARLLKYKEQMPVLLRKYKRVQSEFKVYSKQLPLKEEIPPLLIKLSGIIKSEGVSLLSFKPKKAIRDKSGIYYIKPISIKIRATYLECGKVFEDVSKMERLFRVKDFTISNPKIINSHKVLVDVDFSAETYYLNRKK; from the coding sequence ATGGAAAACTTAGATTTAAAAAGGATGTTAATTGGAATTTTTGTGGGCGTTGTTTTAGTTGGAGGGTTATGGTATTACTTCTACTACCAGGATACTGCTGACCAGATAAATAGACTTCAAAGAGATATAGCGAGACTTCTCAAATATAAAGAGCAGATGCCTGTTTTGCTCAGAAAGTACAAAAGAGTTCAAAGTGAGTTTAAAGTTTATTCCAAACAGTTGCCTTTAAAGGAAGAAATCCCACCTTTACTTATAAAATTGAGTGGAATAATAAAAAGTGAAGGTGTTTCCCTTCTTTCATTCAAACCCAAGAAAGCGATAAGAGACAAGAGTGGCATCTATTATATAAAACCTATATCTATAAAAATAAGAGCTACTTATTTAGAGTGTGGAAAAGTGTTTGAAGATGTGTCAAAGATGGAAAGATTGTTTAGAGTTAAGGATTTTACGATTTCAAATCCAAAGATAATAAATTCTCACAAGGTGTTGGTAGATGTGGACTTTTCAGCCGAGACATACTATCTTAATCGAAAAAAGTAA
- a CDS encoding type IV pilus secretin PilQ — MKTKKVVGVVLLVLIWSLMIGVESYSAIVQGIRAANGVCEVYYSGDISCNKIELSNPPRIAIDLIGVDKCERCGAGVKILRDGDVFIKSSLHSSPDAVYKLYGKPTERIVFVFKHGEKPICKMDKAKGHLEIIYGESAKKKSVNEIERISLRRFKNYEMIVVLLKKKPDYKLAKKGRIVSLVFDNVSSVKEALENQYFDNDSYSVNSIVSTQNENKIKYIITLKKGAYLKRYYADKRHVYLIFSKERSVIDNGNVSNVSKKDKNVPGNVSKNIINVNRIISFDVRDAQLKDVFRVFSQISGLNFIIGSDVKGTLTMRLKDVPLNQAFELILQQEGLVAERMGNIVIIETASRYQREKMQQLKALQDKEKLERMKNAITKVINLNYITPDYAINIINKLLYNGSKSKGFIVSDVKNNALICHDTADNIAKIEKIVRMIDHKKKAVEIDARIVEISKNFERQLGIQWGGNYFRSNIGTSSTFFGVGGYNSPADVSNGLPPTEKFNNNNFVVNLPASVSMSSIPTVSLAIGNVNANYNLDLKLTMGEIEGYTKVLSSPKVVTLDNEPAQIESGQAIPYNESTKTDESSIKFVDATLSLDVTPHITGNNVILKIKVKKDSPDYSHSVNGEPPINKNSVSTTVILKNGQTLVIGGLIQRTTEKTVNGVPGLMRIPLLGWLFKTRKYSNPQRELYIFVTPHIISD; from the coding sequence ATGAAAACAAAAAAAGTTGTGGGTGTTGTTTTATTAGTTTTGATATGGAGTTTAATGATAGGAGTTGAGAGTTATTCGGCTATTGTTCAAGGTATAAGGGCAGCAAATGGTGTATGCGAGGTATATTATAGTGGAGATATAAGCTGCAATAAGATAGAGTTAAGTAATCCACCACGAATAGCTATTGACTTGATAGGAGTTGATAAGTGTGAAAGATGTGGTGCCGGTGTTAAGATATTGAGAGATGGAGATGTTTTTATTAAAAGCAGTTTGCATAGTAGTCCAGATGCTGTTTACAAGCTTTACGGTAAGCCAACCGAAAGAATAGTTTTTGTATTTAAACATGGTGAGAAACCAATATGTAAAATGGATAAGGCAAAGGGACATCTGGAAATAATATATGGTGAATCTGCGAAGAAAAAGAGTGTGAATGAGATAGAAAGAATCTCTTTGAGAAGGTTTAAAAATTACGAGATGATTGTTGTGCTGTTGAAGAAAAAGCCAGATTATAAGCTTGCTAAGAAAGGTAGAATTGTATCTCTTGTCTTTGATAATGTTTCCTCCGTAAAGGAGGCTTTAGAAAACCAATATTTTGACAACGATTCTTATAGCGTGAATTCGATAGTCTCGACTCAAAATGAGAATAAAATAAAGTATATCATAACGCTAAAAAAAGGTGCTTATTTAAAAAGATACTATGCAGATAAGAGACATGTGTATTTGATTTTTTCTAAAGAAAGAAGTGTTATTGATAACGGTAATGTAAGTAATGTGTCTAAAAAAGACAAAAATGTTCCAGGTAATGTGTCTAAAAATATAATAAATGTGAATAGAATAATATCCTTTGATGTTAGAGATGCCCAGCTCAAGGATGTGTTTAGGGTGTTTTCTCAGATTAGTGGACTGAATTTTATAATAGGGAGTGATGTGAAAGGGACTTTGACGATGAGGTTAAAGGATGTTCCACTTAACCAGGCATTTGAGCTCATTTTGCAACAAGAGGGCCTGGTTGCTGAAAGAATGGGCAATATAGTTATTATAGAGACGGCTTCAAGGTATCAGAGAGAGAAAATGCAACAGCTTAAGGCTTTACAAGATAAAGAGAAACTTGAAAGAATGAAAAATGCTATTACTAAGGTTATAAATCTAAATTATATAACACCTGATTATGCCATAAATATAATAAATAAGCTTCTTTATAATGGTTCTAAAAGTAAAGGTTTTATTGTATCTGATGTAAAGAACAATGCTTTGATATGTCATGATACAGCTGATAATATAGCTAAAATAGAGAAGATAGTTAGGATGATAGACCACAAGAAAAAGGCTGTAGAAATAGATGCAAGAATTGTTGAGATAAGTAAAAATTTTGAAAGACAGCTCGGTATCCAGTGGGGCGGAAATTACTTTAGAAGTAATATAGGAACAAGTAGTACATTCTTTGGTGTCGGAGGGTATAATTCGCCAGCAGATGTGTCCAATGGTTTACCGCCAACTGAGAAATTTAATAATAATAATTTCGTAGTAAATTTACCTGCAAGCGTATCAATGTCTAGTATTCCCACTGTAAGCCTTGCCATAGGTAATGTGAATGCTAACTATAACCTTGATTTAAAGCTTACAATGGGGGAAATAGAAGGATATACAAAAGTTTTATCTTCTCCAAAAGTTGTTACGCTTGATAATGAACCTGCCCAAATAGAGAGTGGGCAGGCTATTCCTTACAATGAATCTACAAAAACAGATGAGAGTAGTATAAAGTTTGTTGATGCTACTTTGTCTTTAGATGTTACTCCTCATATAACAGGGAATAATGTGATTCTGAAGATAAAAGTGAAGAAAGATTCTCCGGATTATTCACATAGTGTTAATGGTGAGCCTCCTATAAACAAGAATAGTGTATCTACGACAGTTATACTAAAGAATGGGCAAACACTTGTTATAGGTGGGCTAATTCAGAGAACTACAGAAAAAACAGTAAATGGCGTTCCTGGCCTTATGAGGATACCTTTATTAGGATGGTTATTTAAAACTAGAAAATATTCCAACCCCCAGAGAGAGCTTTACATCTTTGTAACGCCGCATATAATCAGCGACTGA
- the smpB gene encoding SsrA-binding protein SmpB yields the protein MREIVNRKARHDYEILETYEAGIELKGSEVKSIRMGSANLKDSYAEIKNGEVFVNGFYISPYKFASPHSNHDPHRKKKLLLHKYQIRKLIGKVKEKGLTLIPLRVYSKNGKIKMEIALAKGKKLYDKRKDIKERDLAREAERELARFR from the coding sequence ATGAGAGAGATAGTAAACAGAAAAGCAAGACACGATTACGAGATTTTAGAGACTTACGAAGCAGGGATAGAGCTTAAAGGTAGTGAAGTAAAGTCGATAAGAATGGGCTCGGCAAACTTGAAAGACAGCTATGCCGAGATAAAAAACGGCGAGGTGTTTGTAAACGGGTTTTATATAAGCCCTTACAAATTTGCCTCGCCGCATTCTAATCATGACCCGCATAGAAAGAAAAAACTTTTGCTTCATAAATATCAAATTAGAAAGCTTATAGGTAAAGTAAAAGAAAAGGGCTTAACTCTTATTCCGTTGAGGGTTTACTCAAAAAACGGCAAAATAAAGATGGAAATAGCTTTAGCTAAAGGTAAGAAGCTTTACGATAAAAGAAAAGATATAAAGGAAAGAGATTTGGCAAGGGAAGCAGAAAGGGAGCTTGCACGCTTTAGATAG
- the carB gene encoding carbamoyl-phosphate synthase large subunit, with protein MPKREDIKKIMIIGSGPIVIGQACEFDYSGTQACKALKNEGYEIVLVNSNPATIMTDPMLADKTYIEPITVDFLEKIIAKERPDALLPTLGGQTALNAAMDLYKAGILNKYSVELIGANAETIERAEDRELFKKAMSEIGLKVPKSGIAHNMQEAIDVVNEISFPVIIRPSFTLGGTGAGVAYNKEEFEEVVKWGLEQSPVNEVLIEQSVLGWKEYELEVMRDKKDNVFIICSIENFDAMGVHTGDSITVAPAQTLSDKEYQILRDAAIDIIRKIGVETGGSNIQFAVNPENGEFVVIEMNPRVSRSSALASKATGFPIAKFAALLSVGYTLDEIPNDITKKTPASFEPVLDYVVVKIPRFTFEKFNTKDELGTQMKSVGEVMSIGRTFKESLQKAIRSLEYNWDGFIEMDCSEDELKQKLIHPNSKRLLYIGEAFRRGYDIDYVYELTAVDRWFLFNIKQIIEKEEEIKKNPEFVEKDIEELKKYGFSDSRLAHLTGKSELEIRNMRLKKGIKNVYKMVDTCAGEFEAYTPYFYSTYEDENESLPSKNKKVVILGSGPNRIGQGIEFDYTCVHGSLELRNEGYESIMVNCNPETVSTDYDISNRLYFEPLVFEDVMNIIENEKPEGVIVQFGGQTPLKLSLPLKNAGVKILGTAPESIDMAEDRELFRELINKLRLLQPESGIAHSKEEAIEVAKRVGYPVLVRPSYVLGGRAMMIIFNEEQLKQYVDEAVEVSGEHPILIDKFLEDAIEVDVDAVSDGEETVVAAVMEHIEAAGIHSGDSACSIPPRTLKREIVNEIKRQTRLLAKELNVKGLINIQFAVKNDRVYILEVNPRASRTVPFVSKATGVHWAKIATQLIMGKKIKELGVKEVEPKYYAVKESVFPFVKFPNVDITLGPEMRSTGEVMGIADEFPIAYYKALLASGMRLPTEGNVFMSLADRDKPQGVVIASKLIELGFDVYCTKGTYEFLKKEGIDVKYVKKLSEGRPNILDKMKNNNIHFLINTPSGKRSRTDSFYIRRSALLLNIPYCTTISGAIAATRAIEAIIKGKKLDVIPIQDYYKKEVN; from the coding sequence ATGCCTAAAAGAGAAGACATCAAAAAGATAATGATAATAGGTTCGGGTCCTATAGTAATAGGTCAGGCGTGTGAATTTGATTACTCTGGAACACAAGCGTGCAAGGCTTTAAAAAACGAAGGGTATGAGATTGTTCTGGTTAACTCAAACCCTGCAACGATAATGACAGACCCGATGCTTGCGGATAAAACCTACATAGAGCCAATAACCGTTGATTTTCTTGAGAAAATAATAGCAAAAGAAAGGCCCGATGCTTTGCTTCCTACACTTGGCGGTCAAACGGCTTTGAATGCTGCTATGGATTTGTATAAGGCTGGAATACTTAATAAGTATTCGGTTGAGCTGATAGGGGCAAATGCAGAGACGATAGAGAGGGCTGAAGATAGAGAATTATTCAAAAAGGCCATGAGCGAAATAGGGCTTAAAGTTCCAAAAAGCGGAATAGCCCACAATATGCAGGAAGCTATAGATGTAGTTAATGAGATATCGTTTCCTGTTATCATAAGGCCGTCTTTTACACTTGGCGGGACAGGAGCAGGTGTTGCATACAACAAAGAAGAGTTTGAAGAGGTGGTTAAATGGGGGCTTGAGCAGAGTCCTGTAAACGAGGTGTTGATAGAGCAGTCTGTTCTTGGCTGGAAAGAGTATGAGCTTGAAGTGATGAGAGATAAAAAAGACAATGTGTTTATCATCTGTTCCATAGAAAATTTTGACGCTATGGGTGTTCATACGGGTGATTCGATAACCGTTGCGCCTGCTCAGACGCTTTCGGATAAAGAGTATCAGATTTTAAGGGACGCGGCTATCGATATAATAAGAAAGATTGGCGTTGAAACGGGTGGTTCGAATATTCAGTTTGCTGTTAACCCAGAAAACGGCGAGTTCGTCGTGATAGAGATGAATCCGAGAGTTTCAAGGTCTTCTGCTTTGGCATCGAAAGCCACCGGTTTTCCTATAGCGAAGTTTGCAGCACTTTTAAGTGTTGGATATACGCTTGATGAGATACCAAACGATATAACAAAGAAGACGCCAGCAAGCTTTGAGCCTGTGCTTGACTATGTTGTTGTTAAGATTCCAAGGTTTACATTTGAGAAATTCAATACAAAAGACGAGCTTGGCACTCAGATGAAAAGCGTCGGAGAAGTAATGTCCATAGGCAGGACATTCAAAGAGTCTCTTCAGAAGGCAATAAGGTCTCTTGAGTATAATTGGGACGGTTTTATTGAGATGGACTGCTCTGAAGACGAGCTCAAACAGAAGCTTATCCATCCGAACTCAAAGCGGTTGCTTTACATAGGCGAAGCCTTCAGACGCGGTTATGATATAGACTATGTTTATGAGCTCACGGCCGTTGATAGGTGGTTTCTGTTCAATATTAAGCAGATAATTGAGAAAGAAGAAGAGATAAAAAAGAACCCTGAGTTTGTTGAGAAAGACATAGAAGAGCTCAAGAAGTACGGGTTTTCGGACTCAAGACTTGCTCATTTAACAGGCAAAAGCGAGCTTGAAATAAGAAACATGCGTCTAAAAAAGGGTATAAAGAATGTTTATAAAATGGTTGATACATGTGCGGGTGAGTTTGAAGCATACACGCCGTATTTCTATTCGACTTACGAAGATGAGAACGAGTCTCTGCCATCAAAAAACAAAAAGGTTGTAATTTTGGGAAGCGGGCCAAACAGAATAGGCCAGGGTATAGAGTTTGATTATACCTGCGTTCACGGTTCGCTTGAGTTGAGAAATGAAGGTTATGAGTCTATAATGGTTAACTGCAATCCTGAAACAGTCTCAACAGATTACGATATCTCAAATAGGTTGTATTTTGAGCCCTTAGTTTTTGAAGATGTGATGAACATTATAGAAAATGAAAAGCCCGAAGGCGTTATCGTTCAGTTTGGCGGGCAGACTCCGTTAAAACTCTCTCTGCCGCTTAAAAACGCAGGTGTCAAGATTCTTGGCACAGCACCAGAGAGCATAGACATGGCAGAAGATAGAGAACTATTCAGGGAGTTGATAAACAAACTAAGGCTTTTACAGCCAGAAAGCGGTATAGCTCATTCAAAAGAAGAAGCTATAGAAGTTGCAAAAAGGGTGGGTTATCCGGTTCTGGTTAGGCCTTCTTATGTGCTTGGCGGAAGGGCTATGATGATAATATTCAACGAAGAGCAGCTTAAACAGTATGTTGACGAAGCGGTTGAAGTAAGCGGTGAACACCCAATTTTGATTGATAAATTCTTAGAAGATGCGATAGAAGTTGATGTAGATGCCGTAAGTGACGGGGAGGAGACCGTTGTTGCTGCAGTTATGGAGCATATTGAAGCTGCAGGAATCCACTCGGGAGATTCAGCCTGTTCTATTCCACCAAGAACACTAAAAAGAGAAATAGTAAACGAGATAAAAAGGCAGACGAGATTGCTTGCCAAAGAACTCAATGTAAAGGGCTTGATAAATATACAGTTTGCCGTAAAGAACGATAGGGTTTATATTCTTGAAGTTAACCCGAGAGCTTCAAGAACCGTGCCGTTTGTGAGCAAAGCAACAGGTGTTCACTGGGCAAAAATAGCAACTCAGCTTATAATGGGCAAAAAAATAAAGGAGCTTGGCGTCAAAGAAGTAGAGCCAAAGTATTATGCAGTTAAAGAGAGCGTTTTTCCATTTGTTAAGTTTCCAAATGTTGATATTACACTTGGCCCTGAGATGCGTTCGACAGGCGAAGTTATGGGTATTGCGGATGAGTTTCCTATAGCTTATTACAAAGCACTCCTTGCAAGCGGTATGAGACTGCCAACAGAAGGTAATGTGTTTATGTCTTTGGCAGATAGGGATAAGCCACAGGGCGTTGTTATAGCATCAAAATTGATAGAACTTGGATTTGATGTCTATTGCACGAAAGGCACCTATGAGTTTTTGAAGAAAGAGGGTATAGATGTTAAGTATGTAAAAAAACTTAGCGAAGGAAGGCCGAATATTCTTGACAAAATGAAAAACAACAACATACACTTTCTTATAAATACGCCGTCTGGCAAAAGGTCAAGAACGGACTCTTTTTACATAAGGAGAAGTGCTTTGCTTTTGAACATTCCTTACTGCACGACTATTTCTGGTGCTATTGCAGCCACAAGAGCGATAGAGGCCATAATAAAAGGTAAGAAGCTCGATGTTATACCAATACAGGATTATTACAAAAAAGAGGTGAACTGA
- the greA gene encoding transcription elongation factor GreA yields the protein MSEKILITPEGYRKLLEEMEDLQKNQRPAIIKEIEEARAKGDLSENAEYHAAKEKHALIENRIAELSRKINNAQVVDPATVPKDRVNFGCRVVLYDVDNDEEIEYMIVGEDESDPKNGKISINSPIAKALLGKEEGDEVEVKVPAGIRRFEIEEIK from the coding sequence ATGAGCGAGAAGATTTTGATTACACCTGAGGGATACAGAAAACTGCTTGAAGAGATGGAAGATTTACAAAAAAATCAAAGGCCGGCTATTATAAAAGAGATAGAAGAAGCAAGAGCCAAAGGCGATTTGAGTGAAAATGCCGAGTATCATGCTGCAAAAGAGAAACATGCCTTAATCGAGAACAGAATAGCCGAGCTTTCAAGAAAGATAAACAACGCCCAGGTTGTTGACCCGGCTACTGTTCCAAAAGATAGGGTAAACTTTGGCTGCAGGGTTGTTTTGTATGATGTGGATAACGATGAAGAGATAGAGTATATGATAGTGGGTGAGGATGAATCCGACCCGAAAAACGGCAAAATCTCGATAAACAGCCCGATAGCTAAAGCTCTTCTTGGCAAGGAAGAAGGAGACGAAGTTGAAGTTAAAGTGCCTGCCGGCATAAGAAGATTTGAGATAGAGGAGATAAAGTGA
- a CDS encoding dihydroorotate dehydrogenase electron transfer subunit has translation MRLKIVQNEQIAKDTFVLKVDNPGLFEVLPGQFFMVKINDYPFPLLRRPFSVAGFSDTIDFIYRVVGEGTRILTTKEKGEFIDILGPLGNGFSINSTKKLLLVGGGIGVAPLLYLKSVIESEYKIRCDAYFGFNSKDEIFTDDGNIATMDGSAGFKGNVVEMVEDKLNSDVLVYACGPTLMLRRLAFLCFEANCSMQVSLESRMACGIGVCLGCVVQTADNRYKKVCVDGPVFDFEEIQWQAL, from the coding sequence GTGAGACTGAAGATAGTCCAGAATGAACAGATAGCTAAGGATACATTTGTCTTGAAGGTTGATAATCCGGGCTTATTTGAAGTGTTGCCCGGTCAGTTTTTTATGGTAAAGATCAACGACTATCCGTTTCCTTTGCTTAGAAGGCCCTTTAGCGTTGCGGGTTTTTCTGATACCATCGATTTTATTTATAGAGTTGTAGGCGAAGGAACAAGAATCCTGACGACAAAAGAGAAGGGTGAGTTTATAGATATTTTAGGGCCCTTAGGAAACGGTTTTAGCATAAACTCGACAAAAAAGCTGCTTTTGGTTGGCGGTGGAATAGGCGTTGCCCCGCTTCTTTACTTAAAAAGCGTTATAGAGAGCGAGTATAAAATCAGGTGTGATGCGTATTTCGGGTTTAATAGTAAGGATGAGATATTTACTGACGATGGCAACATAGCCACGATGGATGGCAGTGCTGGTTTTAAAGGCAATGTTGTTGAGATGGTTGAAGATAAGCTAAATAGCGATGTTTTAGTTTATGCCTGCGGGCCTACGCTTATGCTGAGAAGACTTGCGTTTTTGTGTTTTGAAGCTAACTGCTCCATGCAGGTTTCGCTTGAATCCAGAATGGCATGCGGTATAGGTGTCTGTTTGGGCTGTGTTGTTCAAACTGCCGATAATAGATATAAAAAGGTCTGTGTTGACGGACCAGTCTTTGATTTTGAGGAGATACAATGGCAAGCTCTTTAG
- a CDS encoding dihydroorotate dehydrogenase: MASSLVVKLGNLIFKNPVLTASGTFGYGLEYKKYMDLNKLGGFIVKGLSVKEKLGNKPPRIVETPCGMLNAIGLQNIGVDRFIEEKLPKLENLNTHVIANIYGSEVSEFVEIAEKLDKEPKISAIEVNVSCPNVSAGGALFGKDPDMVFVLTASIKKVFSRPVIVKLTPNVEDIAFIAQAAEKGGADAVSLINTITGMVIDTKTKKPLLANKTGGLSGPAIYPVGVRMVYEVYEKVKIPIIGVGGIYSSDIALQYIMAGATLIQVGTANFIDPAISLEILKGIGEYLESEGIESISKLIGIAHAD, translated from the coding sequence ATGGCAAGCTCTTTAGTTGTAAAGTTGGGAAATTTGATATTTAAAAATCCTGTTTTAACGGCATCCGGCACATTCGGATATGGCCTTGAGTATAAAAAATACATGGATTTGAATAAATTGGGTGGTTTTATTGTTAAGGGTTTGAGTGTCAAAGAAAAATTGGGTAATAAGCCACCGAGAATTGTTGAAACGCCATGCGGAATGTTGAACGCCATAGGTTTGCAAAACATCGGTGTTGACAGGTTTATTGAAGAGAAGCTTCCGAAATTGGAGAATCTTAACACCCATGTGATAGCTAATATCTATGGCAGTGAAGTGTCGGAGTTTGTCGAAATAGCCGAGAAATTGGATAAAGAGCCCAAAATAAGCGCAATTGAAGTAAATGTTTCGTGTCCCAATGTTTCGGCAGGCGGTGCTCTGTTTGGCAAAGACCCAGATATGGTGTTTGTGCTTACGGCTTCGATTAAGAAGGTTTTTTCTCGCCCTGTGATAGTGAAGCTTACTCCGAATGTTGAAGATATTGCTTTTATTGCTCAGGCTGCAGAAAAGGGCGGTGCTGATGCCGTAAGCTTGATAAATACAATTACGGGAATGGTTATCGACACAAAAACGAAAAAGCCGCTGCTTGCGAATAAAACAGGCGGTTTGAGTGGCCCTGCTATCTATCCTGTTGGTGTTAGAATGGTTTATGAGGTTTATGAGAAGGTTAAGATACCGATAATAGGCGTTGGTGGTATATACAGCTCTGATATAGCGCTTCAATACATTATGGCAGGTGCAACGCTTATTCAGGTTGGAACGGCGAACTTTATCGACCCTGCCATATCGCTTGAGATTTTAAAGGGAATAGGAGAGTATTTAGAGAGTGAAGGGATTGAGAGTATTAGCAAGCTTATTGGCATTGCTCACGCTGATTAG
- a CDS encoding SPL family radical SAM protein has protein sequence MLFLASEHLKEIKPLIEFFSLKKEGELFLGDDIAVFVNYGQSGLKLGFKTAYYLSKGDFSFALLVGFSGSLDYSLNKGDFVFLKSVKLLDKGLNPVYNPIDLVYPLEYKSKDGITLMDRLCFDKDLSVFGELIDNESYFFAVSSKSANVQPLVLRIVSDYNDKDSVSKVYDFTYDAKKLAEIISRLKSVLKTPEVFLHTGFLSDEAKKVERLTIKKRLTFTQRQNFYKRIKINTSKCQPEPFSIKVVFLEKGIKRERIRLNLDKFKVKEIDDYVGYFHNAKDRSAVIFANKKGEFLRETPNNYTPDGSKGYSILSAYNCVYDCAYCFLKGYFRSFNPVVFLNFEEYFDAILNVAKKDKRRPLYFYLGTFFDPLALDFLSDQLDEFLKFFSGLEDGLILEVRTKVSSVDRIVDNFKPSDNVIFAFSLSPDTVIKRYEFYTPSLERRLKALRKLSENGFKVGVRFDPIIAEFFEDYVKIADEIKGLKNLHSIEIGFLRFDKEDFKRILRKNPCVLKGLVLEKSMYRYPSDIRKKIIEEFKKKGFDFYLNME, from the coding sequence ATGCTCTTCCTTGCAAGCGAACATCTCAAAGAGATAAAGCCGCTAATTGAATTCTTTTCCTTAAAAAAAGAAGGTGAGCTTTTTTTAGGCGATGATATAGCTGTTTTTGTAAATTACGGTCAAAGTGGTTTAAAACTTGGTTTTAAAACAGCCTATTATCTCTCTAAGGGTGATTTTTCTTTTGCACTTCTTGTCGGTTTTTCAGGCTCTTTAGACTATAGCCTAAACAAGGGCGATTTTGTTTTTTTAAAGAGCGTCAAGCTTTTAGATAAGGGCTTAAATCCTGTTTATAACCCGATTGATCTGGTTTATCCTTTGGAATATAAGTCAAAAGACGGCATAACGCTTATGGATAGGCTTTGTTTTGATAAAGATTTGAGTGTGTTTGGCGAGCTTATTGATAATGAGAGTTATTTTTTTGCTGTATCGTCAAAAAGTGCGAATGTTCAACCGTTGGTTTTGCGTATAGTTAGCGATTACAACGATAAGGATAGTGTTTCTAAAGTTTATGATTTTACCTATGATGCAAAAAAGCTTGCAGAAATAATAAGCAGGCTTAAATCTGTTTTGAAGACGCCTGAAGTTTTTTTGCATACCGGTTTTCTTTCTGATGAAGCCAAAAAAGTAGAGCGTCTGACGATAAAGAAGCGTTTGACTTTTACACAAAGACAGAATTTTTACAAAAGAATAAAGATAAACACGTCTAAATGCCAACCTGAACCTTTTAGCATAAAAGTTGTATTTCTGGAAAAGGGTATAAAAAGAGAAAGAATCAGGTTAAATCTTGATAAATTTAAAGTTAAAGAGATTGACGATTATGTCGGCTATTTTCACAATGCGAAGGATAGAAGCGCTGTTATCTTTGCAAACAAGAAGGGTGAGTTTTTAAGAGAGACGCCGAATAACTATACGCCTGATGGTTCGAAAGGTTATTCCATACTTTCTGCTTATAACTGTGTTTATGACTGTGCTTACTGTTTTTTGAAGGGCTATTTCAGAAGTTTTAATCCGGTTGTGTTTTTGAATTTTGAAGAGTATTTTGATGCGATTTTAAATGTTGCAAAGAAAGACAAAAGGAGACCGCTTTATTTCTATCTTGGCACGTTTTTTGACCCGTTAGCACTTGATTTTTTGTCAGATCAGTTGGACGAGTTTTTGAAGTTCTTTTCAGGTTTGGAAGACGGATTGATTCTTGAAGTTAGAACAAAGGTTTCGTCTGTGGATAGGATAGTGGATAATTTTAAGCCTTCTGATAATGTTATCTTTGCCTTTTCTCTTTCTCCAGATACTGTTATAAAAAGGTATGAGTTTTATACGCCATCGCTTGAAAGAAGACTAAAAGCTTTAAGAAAACTTTCAGAGAACGGTTTTAAGGTTGGCGTTAGATTTGACCCGATAATTGCCGAGTTTTTTGAAGATTATGTAAAGATAGCCGATGAAATTAAAGGGTTAAAAAATTTACACTCCATAGAGATAGGCTTTTTAAGGTTTGATAAGGAAGATTTTAAAAGGATATTAAGGAAAAATCCGTGTGTGTTGAAAGGACTTGTTTTAGAAAAGTCGATGTATAGGTATCCTTCTGATATAAGGAAGAAGATTATTGAAGAATTTAAAAAGAAAGGCTTTGATTTCTATCTAAATATGGAGTGA